The segment taatatttatcattataaagaattagaatttttatttgcttcttTTTACCAAGCGACAgctacatattatattacttatatttttatttaagcgGTAAATTCAATGTTTATCGCTTTTAGTAAGCCAACAATTACAAACTATggtaaaatagaattttttccatatttttaatatcaaagattttaatatttgttgagCCTAGcgtgcaaaattatttgatcaaAAGCAGGTTTAAAGAATATGAATActgagattttaaatataatgactatttttttaaagaactaTATCTCACAGAGAGAACTGTATTGCACAACggttgcaaaaagaaaaagaatcgtGACGCGTGATCTCGACAAAAGCACTTTAATACACATGGATCAATTATAACACCCTGCTGTCAAAGCTCGCAATTGCGCGCATCGTGAATACTTGCGGTTAATTGTTATCGCAACGTGCGCAATGATGCTATATATAATTGAGATAAAGCAGTGAAACTTAATGTTCAAcaatagttataaaatttcaatatttataataattatattttaataaatatagtcgcTATAATTCAGACAAACGCAgcatcatttttatcattttcaatttactCTTAAAATCAATAGGGCAAAAGAGTAAGCTTGATTCAAAAcctagaaaattatttaaaaattacaaaaaattattttcagatgtcaaaacaataaattattaattacacagtaaaaataaataatcttaccgtaataaaCGAAGGCAAAGACAAACTAAATTTCTCAAATGCTGCaagtttaatttctaaattattactaGCCATCATCATCAACATAAATGTACGTTTTACGGATACTTTAAATCGATTCCAATCTTCGTGAAATGCTTTATCCGTTATTTCCGTGCTCTAAACTCAACCACAAAAACGAGGTACATAATATGATACAATTCTCAAtctcaaaatttcaaattaaatttttttatatgtaaaatataaaatttttaattttaaatatataaaatttagttaagtaaattatattatataattattaaagttattaataatttttattgactaTAAAACGTGCTAGCAAAATTGTTAtgcaatacaaaaaaatttttttcacaatttaacaattaataatcgaATTTTACATTTGGTCAAAATGGAAAGagaatataaacataaaaaacaatatatgtcACAACTTACCGCTTCCAATAATTTTTGGACGGAAGAACACAATATATAGAATTGCACTAATGCCCCAGATCCATACATACAGACCATGAATCCTTCAACCAGAGACACGGATATCTAAAGTTTCACGAAGACACATCGCTGCTATACTACAATTGATAGTAATTTGCGACAATTATATAGCATTACACATTTATTGAATCAAAgcagttaaaaaaaagattttaaaaatatttaatgtgaaatattattacttactcTGGTCAACATAATACCAAGGAaacaaaatcgaaaaacattGTTCACGTAAATCAAAGAAAAGCTTAAAGACATTAATTTccttaacattaatgttatacTGAAACAAATCgcataaattgtatttataatatctcaTGAAAAAGtgttatattgaaattgcaTTATAGAAATGTTGAAATCAAAATTTGTGAAAGtagtttgtaattttattagaagtCTAAGAAATTCTAacatattgtacaaaatatatttaccgtATGACAGAAGTATGTTGCCGACATAAGATTCTGATTTTTCTTTCTGCAGAATTTATCTCGAAATCCTTTGACAAACTGGCATAATTATTCTGCGGATTATCGTCTTGAAATATCAGTACGAGTTTTGTAGCAATGTACTGATACTGTGCCGTTATTAACGCTATCAGGTATGTTATATAAACGTCTACGCTGAccttcttaataaaaatatatatgttggCGATTAATACCATAGTATTGCCTACCATGAAAAGACCAATAGAAAATGGTTCCTTAAAAAATATGGCCGGCATCTTGAAGTCTACGTAGTAGAAAGAACTTTTTTCAAACGCCAAAAGAAATGGAATGCCACAATATACGAAAACAGAAGGTACGCccattactaaataaaatctGAATGGAATCTTCATAGGtttcaaatttctttctataatattatccTTCATTGTATCCTTAATGCGCATAAAGTTGTTCAGTGCTCGTATCAATTCCTTCACTAGTTTTTCTTGCATCAAAATTCGCATAACCATAAACATTCCTTCTGCGGTGATTATGAAGATGATTAAGACATCGTTGACGATTTTCTCTATCGGTATAAAGAAGCAACCAAAAATTGACAAAACTGTGGTAATAATTTCCACTGACCAGACAAAAACGCAGTATATTTTCCAATATATCGGAAACGAAGATTTATCGGAATTTATCGGTAATAGATTGCCTGAGAGGAGGTTCAGCCAGATATTAAACGAATTCATGCTCTCGAAGTCCATGAGTTTAGTAACAAAGAAGTCTCTTATAGAAGTTGCTCtatcaaaaaaaaagacatgACTACGTCAAGATTTTAACTGATACATTctattctttcattattttatacattttaaatataaaaagataccattatatatttttactacccatgaaataatattcactaAAAACTCGtgtatttatgatttattttacacttttgtCAATTTGGTAAATCAATTTTAGTAAttccattaataaatttttagtagcATGTTTTAGtatttcttgtaatatttaaaatcttgaaTAAGCTCATTTTCAGCGTAATTCAgcttaattattaatgcttCTTGTTAATTGTAAGCTAATGTTcccaaaataataataagcaaaTTATTCAGCTAAAATTGTTGTCACTCGTCTTATGGATCAgtctttctcttctctctctctctttttttttcacgtattatatataagagaaaatatCCATTGTTTACTTACctttattttatgttgttaTCGATGCATATGCTCTGTCCATTCAGAACTTGCAAGGCATTTCCATCAGTATTTCAAAGTTACTAGTATGTCTTGAACAATTTATGATCTATTTTATGGTTTTTCTGCcttgcataaatatattatgcattctCGTATAGCACTACATTCAAAGTGTAAGCACACtttctttattgtaattttcatttgttgaatgaaaattttatgattatcatAGAACAATCGGTCTCTTGAAtgtatatgcaaataaattatgaacaaTAATATCTGAACTTTCTGTGTAATTGATAAGTAAGAATATCaagaacaaagaaaatatttgttttactttatttagcACAAAGGTGAATGtggaaaatgaatttatgTAGTTAACATTATTTCTTCTAGCGGTCATTATCTTATAATGTCATTGATCGTTACAGCCTTGCGATGTCCAAAGAAGCCACATGTCACTGTATTTCACGCATGtcttattgatataaaattacgatATCTGTAAGTATCTTGGATGAAGTAGCTTGGAACGTGCAAACTACGAAGAAATTCAGAACAGTCTTACGCGTTCATGGAACAaggaacaaatatatttttagtattcgTAAAGTAAGTtgacttttatatttgattctattaataataaattgccaaaaatattacaaacaaaattttatgcatgctaaatggaataaattttctggTTTATATTGCACTCAGTTTTATTAttcgaattataaatttacaaagttaAAAGAAATGCGGATGGCACgtgttatatattgtttaataacgTCTTTATTGAAGcgttttatactttttaaaaaataacttatttgtATAGATACATTCTTACtaactttcatattttttttcgagaatAAGAAGCACTTAccatatgtaatatatacacaataaaaTACTCTcacttattctttaatttgtttttaacagCAGAAGCGCGATTGAATATGATTgatttaaaatctaaattattattcaaaaagttCAATgcagttatattaaaatatcaataaaatcataaatgcTTTAATGACAAAATATGCATTAAGACTTACCGTCATGAAGGA is part of the Linepithema humile isolate Giens D197 chromosome 3, Lhum_UNIL_v1.0, whole genome shotgun sequence genome and harbors:
- the LOC136998373 gene encoding odorant receptor 46a-like isoform X2; translated protein: MSATYFCHTYNINVKEINVFKLFFDLREQCFSILFPWYYVDQRFMVCMYGSGALVQFYILCSSVQKLLEASTEITDKAFHEDWNRFKVSVKRTFMLMMMASNNLEIKLAAFEKFSLSLPSFITVLNQAYSFALLILRVN
- the LOC136998373 gene encoding odorant receptor 94a-like isoform X1, yielding MRILMQEKLVKELIRALNNFMRIKDTMKDNIIERNLKPMKIPFRFYLVMGVPSVFVYCGIPFLLAFEKSSFYYVDFKMPAIFFKEPFSIGLFMVGNTMVLIANIYIFIKKVSVDVYITYLIALITAQYQYIATKLVLIFQDDNPQNNYASLSKDFEINSAERKIRILCRQHTSVIRITLMLRKLMSLSFSLIYVNNVFRFCFLGIMLTRISVSLVEGFMVCMYGSGALVQFYILCSSVQKLLEASTEITDKAFHEDWNRFKVSVKRTFMLMMMASNNLEIKLAAFEKFSLSLPSFITVLNQAYSFALLILRVN